The genomic region TCCAAGGTCTTTTCTTTGGACAAAGATACTCGACCGACATGGGTGACTTGAGGGAAAAATTTGAGGACAATCTTTGGGAATAATCTTGGTTAATTGCGCGATGACTTAGATTTTTGGTGTTTATTGACGTTTGTCTATACCGGGGAGATTTTATTGCCTTTGGTTGGGGGTAAATGGGATATTTTAGGTGTGGGAGTATTCAGTGGTAGAGGGAGAGTATGTACTGTACTATTGTAATGAACTTCTGTAAATCTATCGGTTCATGTGGGGTAGTGATTGATTATGGGGATATTGTATATTAATGTATTTTACTTTGTTTGCTTGTACGTTGCGTCTTTTACTGCGGTGTTGAGATGGTCAAAGGGGACATGTTCTTTTAACGGACCGGGATGTTTGGTCTTTCATTCTACTGCCTGTAAATATCATAGTTTTATGGCTGGTGGCACGTATGGTGCACAGGTCTGCTGCTATAATTCACGCCTGAATCTGCCCCTTTACCAAAAGCTAAAAGAATGATGGTCAGCTGCCCAGGCAAGTACGCGGCGCCGTGCTATGTCGGTGCTTTTCCAATTTTTTTGTCCTCTCCCTTCAACATTTTACACTGatcaaaaccaccaacagcactACAACGTGACTACATTATCGAAAGGGGTATGTaccacagcaccagcagAATTACACACCAACACAGCAGCCCAGCCATCATTCAATCAAGATggccaacccccatcccggTCCCGTGctccgagaagaagaaatcacAACAAGCAAATATGCAACTGACACCCGGCCTACAGTAATGGAAAGGGCGTTCCCTTTTCTCAATCTTCGACCCAGCCGTCGTGGCAGATGCCATTTCCCCGCCAGCAATGCAAAGGCACGTTTGTTCGGGACTCTCATCAGGCACTGCAACAGGCCCACAACATACGACCAATTAATCAAGCAAACAACTGGAGGGTAATCATGCGGAGAGTTGGCCTCTGGTGTTTCTGCTATGTTTGCAGTCTCCCTCTGAAAAGCGAGACTCACTGTCTGGCCAATGTACACCAGTTCCCTTGCCTGTACCCAGGCACGCCAGGTTGAACAATGGTTCCCCAACGAGCCGGCGTGGATATACCACATGCTTTCGAGACACGGCCTGAGATCGAACGCGACATATCCAGTTTTTGAGAGACTGTGACTGTGTTGGTAAGATTTCCGCCCGTCTTGAACTGCTGAATGATATTGACGCAGTGCTTCAGAAACAGGACAGGCTAGTGGGAATGACCGGGGCGCAAGCGGACAGATATGGAGTGAATGGACCGGGAAACTGGGATATGGAGAACTTGGCTTGTGTGGGGACATTGATATTTGATGATGAGCGGTAGCATCAGGTTATCCAGTATGCATGAGACAACCAGCAGTAATCAAGAATCAAGGGCTAATAACCGTGACTGACAAGAGTGGCACAGTGACAGGCAACAGTTGGAGCCAGCAACGCACTGTGTGGGTCCGGTCCAACGACGACTGGCCACTCATGCTCGGTTTCAATTTTCAAAGAAATCAACTCCACGGCACCAAATCACAGCAGCGCTGTCATTCATGACCCATGGCCTTCTCCCTGAGGTAACACCTACCATTCTCGTCActtgatgacgatggcatCTCCCACAAGACCAGCCCCGGAAGAGCTGGTCAcagtcatcatcacaacCTCTCCCACGCCTTCTGCGCCATCCACCGAGCTCTTGGAGCAGATTGCCGCCTCTTTCAGAAAGCACTGCGCCTCTCTGATTCACTGCCGTGTCATTGTCGTCCTCGACACCTACGATCACGTCAGTAAGAAGCCGCGACTGAAAAAGGGCCATGTCACACCCGACAGCGCAGCAAAGTATGCCGACTACAAGGCCAACGCCAAGAGGCTCATTCTCAAGGAGTACTCCTCTACCGAACGGCCCTACGGCACTGGCGATTTGGTCAAGGCgcaggagaaggccgagttTGGCTCCGGGGCGGCAGCTTATGCATCGCAGGACAatgcggtggtgatgaacaTCACGACGACCAAAGACGGGCGCGTCACGTTTGTTGAGCCGGTGCAGCGGTTGGGATTTGGGCTGGCGGTTCGGTCGGCGTTGAGGATGACGGTTACGCCGTATGTCTGGATTCAGCAGCATGACTGGGCGCTGGTGACGGACATTCCTCTTGGGCCGCTGTTGCAGATCATGCAGCAGCACAAGGCCCCGCCTTCAGCAGAGCAGGAGGACAAAGAGAATAACGAAATATTGCCGGAAGCTGTTCGACCTCCGGTTGAATATGTCTGCTTCCCGTCGATACGGATGATGGAGTACGCCACCTCAGACCATGTCATGCTCTACCCTGCTCTTCGCGCGTTGACCCAGCTTCACAAACAAAACTTTACCGTTCAGTCGGAGTCGGAGGACGGGACAGCCGTCACCTCGAGGGTTCCTCTCACGCCTCTGTTTCTCTGGCACGACAAGCCACACCTAGCCTCCACCAGCCACTACCTCAACCAAGTCTTTTACAGCCGAATCGCCATCCAGAGGGGCGCCTTCATCGAGGACACCGTCGGTCATCTGGCAAGGGACGAGATGAAGCAAGGAAAATGGAACAAGTGGGCTTGTTGGCTGTATTACCCGGACGAAGGGAAGCATCTGTGTCTCCGGCACCTCAAAGGGAGGACATGGCGGGGTGTCGAGGCCGAACTAGCGGCCAAGCTGGAGTACATGCGGTTGAACGGTTTGAACGTCAACGTACAAGTGCCCAATTGAATCAATGCCTTTTGGATTATTCATTGTTACCTCCAGACTTTATCCCAATCGACAAAAAAAGCATGGTATCTCAATTCTCAACAGATCCAAAACCTCTACATGCGCCGTTTACACCCGTCTCAACATACCTCCAATCCAACAGACATGTTCCTAGTAAGCGCAATCTTAGAACGGAACTTCGCCGTCATGGAATTTCTTATTCCTCGGCGGATATCCCAGACGGTTCgccttccacctcttccactcTCCATACGCAGCCGCCAACATCCAGAGAACCCACATCACGGCCGCCACAGCGACATACGCcgtcttgagctccttgctCGCGCCCGCCATCCACAGCCCGAGCCCACCGTTCGCCATACCGAGCGTGATGAAGACACGACCGTTGAACAAGTGGAGGTATGACCACATCTGCCTCGTTTTGAGTCTTTTGAACTTGGCGTGGTGGATGAACCCGAAGATTGGCTGCAAGAGCAGGCAGACCAACACGACGATGCCAATGATGGGGTGGTAGCTTCTGTTCGGATCGGAGAACTGTTCTTTTGTTAGCTGTGTTCAAACAGTCAGACCAAAGTGACGGGAGGACAAACCATGTCACCATTGTTCCCCCTCGCCCTACCGACCTCCCTCACAAGATGAAGACCCAGTCCGACAGCAGCGATATACACCACCAGCGCAACAGCCTGCGAGATTCCGTGCGCCCAGATTGCGAACCGGCCTGGTATAACACGCATGAGGATCGAGCCGGAAGGAAACAAGATCGCCATGGCCAAAGCAGCGAGGATACCGTGAATAGCGCGGGTGCGCATGGCAGCGTTTATGTCGAAGCCAGCCCCGGcgttgaagttgttgaacccggaggaagatgagccATCACCGTTggagctgccgccgctggtATAAGGGTTGCCGGGAGAGCCATAGTAATTTtgggcggaggcggtggaggctaTCCCTAGCACGAGACTGCTGAGGACGAGGGGGTTTGGTTTTGCATTCACGGCTGGTATCCTTGACATtgtggggatggatggaggggtgggacAGAAAAAGGAGTAGTCCACAAAAGTTCACGAGGGGTTTAAGGGGCTGGAAGGGGGCAAGGTAGAGGTCTCCAGAAATAACAAGATCAAGAAATGCAAGGTTGCGTTATATCAATCGCCGAGACAAGCATGTATTACGCGGAGTGGTGCTGACGAATAACTCGGCATGGTATCATGTTGT from Podospora bellae-mahoneyi strain CBS 112042 chromosome 4, whole genome shotgun sequence harbors:
- a CDS encoding hypothetical protein (EggNog:ENOG503P57S), giving the protein MTMASPTRPAPEELVTVIITTSPTPSAPSTELLEQIAASFRKHCASLIHCRVIVVLDTYDHVSKKPRLKKGHVTPDSAAKYADYKANAKRLILKEYSSTERPYGTGDLVKAQEKAEFGSGAAAYASQDNAVVMNITTTKDGRVTFVEPVQRLGFGLAVRSALRMTVTPYVWIQQHDWALVTDIPLGPLLQIMQQHKAPPSAEQEDKENNEILPEAVRPPVEYVCFPSIRMMEYATSDHVMLYPALRALTQLHKQNFTVQSESEDGTAVTSRVPLTPLFLWHDKPHLASTSHYLNQVFYSRIAIQRGAFIEDTVGHLARDEMKQGKWNKWACWLYYPDEGKHLCLRHLKGRTWRGVEAELAAKLEYMRLNGLNVNVQVPN
- a CDS encoding hypothetical protein (COG:P; EggNog:ENOG503P424), producing the protein MSRIPAVNAKPNPLVLSSLVLGIASTASAQNYYGSPGNPYTSGGSSNGDGSSSSGFNNFNAGAGFDINAAMRTRAIHGILAALAMAILFPSGSILMRVIPGRFAIWAHGISQAVALVVYIAAVGLGLHLVREVGRARGNNGDMFSDPNRSYHPIIGIVVLVCLLLQPIFGFIHHAKFKRLKTRQMWSYLHLFNGRVFITLGMANGGLGLWMAGASKELKTAYVAVAAVMWVLWMLAAAYGEWKRWKANRLGYPPRNKKFHDGEVPF